The Akkermansia sp. RCC_12PD genome contains the following window.
ATTTTACTCCATATTGGATAATAAAGAAGAAATACCTCGTCGCAAGTATTACGCTGATTCAAGAAAATCCGATACAGGATTAAGAGTAGCCCTGGTTCCGGCCCAGCAGCATCAATTGCTGAAAGAAAGGTTAAAACATTTACACCCTGTTCCAGATTGGTGGAAAAATATTAAGGGTTCGTTTGAACTGATGTATTTCTATACGAAAGTATATATAAGAACATATTGGGGGTCTTTACCGGATCTATGATCATTAAAAATATTCCTCTCATGGTGTTGGACTATCCCCAAATGCAGTACCAGTTTAAAAGCCAGGATTGGTGATTGTTACAATAGTTACTGTGAAGCGATAGAAGATCAAATCCATCATGCAGAGAATTTCAGCTATCTGTACAACAGTATTGGCGATCGAAACTATGTATCAGTCCGGTCAATCTTTTTTATCAAGCATCGTTTCCGGTTGTCTCTGTAATTCGGGCTTGTCTTCCCGGATACTATGCTTGAGGAGCTTGAAGGATGCGGGGAGAGGGTGATATTTGCCGACGCTTTCTCCCATAGTTTGCAAGCGCCGGGCCTATTGGTAGATGGTGGCACGGATGGCTTTCTGCCTGGCGGCGCGTGGAACGGCTCCTATTTCCCGGCAACTGGTTTTCCATTTCCAAACGTGGAAGCGGTCGCCGTGGCGCATCCAGGCTAGGGCGTGCGCTATCTCATGCAGGATAGAAGACCGGACTTCATGGGGAATTTCCAGATTGGGAGGACAAAGTTAACGCCAATGAATCAACAATCACTCCTACATGGTACTTTTACCGACATTATTTGTAGATAACTGAACCGAATTTGAAGCATCCTTTTCTCACTGGAAAGAATATACTTGGGATTCGGTGGAATTCATAGGTACGCGCATGCTGATGGTACCCAATGGGAATCCACCGCAGCCGCCGGGATATCTGGAAAAGAACTCTTCGAAGAGTTTATGACCGCAGGAAAGACGTAAGGGGACTGGTGGCTGTCGCTTTGACGGAGACGGCGGGCAGTCCGGCCAGCCACGCGGACCTGCCTGCACGGCATGCCTGAGAGAATGCTTCCGCCATCAGGGAGGGATTGCCTGCGGCGGCAATGGCCGTATTCACCAGGACGGCGTCCGCTCCCATTTCCAGGGCTTCCGCCGCATGGCTGGGGGCGCCCAGGCCGGCGTCCACCACCACGGGAGCGGTGGCTTGTTCAATGATAATGTTGATTAATTCACGGGTAAGTACGCCCTTGTTAGTGCCTATGGGCGCACCCAGGGGCATGACGGCGGCGGCGCCCGCCTCCTGCAGGCGTTTGGCAAGTACGGGGTCTGCGTTGATGTAGGGAAGAACGATAAAGCCTTCCCGGACGAGGGTTTCCGTTGCCTTGAGCGTTTCAATGGGGTCGGGCATCAGATACTGCGCATCCGGGTGGATTTCCAGCTTGATCCAGTTGGGGAGTCCGGCTGCCACGGCAAGACGGGCCAGCCGCACGGCCTCTTCCGCCGTAGCCGCTCCGCTGGTATTCGGGAGAATGAGGTATTTTTCCGGATTGATGAAATCCAGGATGTTGGCAGCGGGATCGTGATTGCCCGTCAGGTCCGCCCGGCGCAGGGCTACAGTCACGATTTGGGAGCCGGAAGCTTCCAGCGCCTCCTTCATGCTCTCATTGGAGGCAAATTTCCCCGTTCCCATCATCAGGCGGGAGGCAAATTCACGATCGGCAATCCGCAAAGGTGTGTCTGTCATTGCGGCATGAAGACTACCTTCTCCACCTTCTGCGTGCAAGAGCGAATGCTGGAAGACAGGCCGCCTTTCAGCCAGGGCCGGATTACCGGGATGGGATGTATTCCGTAGAAAACGCAGGCTTCAGCTACTGCCGGAAACCTTGCAGGGCTTTCGGTTTCCCGAGGATTTCCTGATAGAGAATGGCCGTTCTCAGGGACTGGGAATGCCGTAGGGAATCTTTCAGGGGACGGGGAACGGGAAGGGGGGAAGAAGGGATCGATTCAGGTTGCCGTTCCTTTTCCCGTTGCTGCAAACGCTGAAGAGCGGCCTGCTCCGCATCAGAGAGGGAGCGGATGGATTTATGCGCTTCCTCCTCTGCCTTCACGTAGCGTTCGATCGTATTTCTGGCGGCTTCCTGCGCATGTCCGTGCCCCCAGTCCGGGACGGGGTCCGGTTGGGAACGCTGCTTGCGCTTCACGGAGGGATTCGGGAGTTCTACGGGGGAAGATGCGGGTCGGGGCGCACGTGCGGGAACACGGGGCTGCGGCACTTCCTGGCGGGGAGCCTGCTGCGGGCGTTCGGGCACGGTCCGCCTCATTTCCGCAATGACTTCCCTGACGCGTTTTTCGTGTTGTTCTTCCGTTTCCAGGTCGGGCTCTTCCTCATTGTCTTCTCTCTTCGTTTTCAGGTAGCTGATCACACTTTTGCCGATAAAGACAATTGCTAGGACCAGATAGAACCATAGTTCCGGATTGCCGTCTTCGCCGCGTGCGGCAAGGATGTTTGCCAGTAGATTCATGAAGAAGGGGCGGACATCCGGAAGGGGGCTTTACCGTTACCGGACGCCGGAAAGTTTATTTAATGGAGGAAGGAGTTGCTTCCGGCTTGGCGATGGAGTCGCGCATCTTGGTATCCGCCACCACGTTCTGGTAGCGTGCGTAGTCCAGCACGCCCAGGTTGCCGTTGCGGAAGGCTTCCGCCATGGCCATGGGAATCTGGGCTTCCGCTTCCACTACCTTGGCGCGCATTTCCTGCGTCCTGGCGGCCATTT
Protein-coding sequences here:
- a CDS encoding SprT-like domain-containing protein; amino-acid sequence: MEIPHEVRSSILHEIAHALAWMRHGDRFHVWKWKTSCREIGAVPRAARQKAIRATIYQ
- a CDS encoding thiazole synthase, whose protein sequence is MTDTPLRIADREFASRLMMGTGKFASNESMKEALEASGSQIVTVALRRADLTGNHDPAANILDFINPEKYLILPNTSGAATAEEAVRLARLAVAAGLPNWIKLEIHPDAQYLMPDPIETLKATETLVREGFIVLPYINADPVLAKRLQEAGAAAVMPLGAPIGTNKGVLTRELINIIIEQATAPVVVDAGLGAPSHAAEALEMGADAVLVNTAIAAAGNPSLMAEAFSQACRAGRSAWLAGLPAVSVKATATSPLTSFLRS